The sequence CAAGACCAAAGGTTACATTAGGAGCAAACTTGTATAGAACGTTTCCAAAAGCCCTCCAGTTCTTCTCGTAACTTCCTGCCTTCTTGGCATCGCTATCATCAGGGTCGTCCATACCCGTTCCAACGTTAAAGGATACTTTTTCAAAGGGTTTGAGGCTTAACTGAACAAATCCTCCCTTCGTCTCTAACTCCTCAACGTCCGTCCCATCAAGGTAGTGTGGTTTGGTAAAGACTAAAAAGTCCCTCTTTGTTAATCCCTGTCCTACGTATGCTTCTCCTTTTATTCCCATCGGGAAGAAGAGGTTAAATGGAATGTTCCACTCGGCAGCTATTAAGTAATCATCTACGTTATCCTTGTACCAAACATCAGTTTTGCCGTCGTTGTTAGTATCTTTTCCTATTTCATCACTTCCGTGTCTGTAAGCACCTCCCAATGCTAAGTAGAGAGGTTTTCCTGTTCCAAAAATGTCTCCCCTGTAGAAGACTTTAGCTCCTACCCAAGGCATTCTCATTCCAACTTTGTCCGTTGTTGCAGAGCTCTTCCAGGCCGTTCCCAAAATACCGAATCCGTTTTCAAACGTCTGGGTTACTGTAACCTGAGGAACTCTATCCCATAGGTTACCTGAACCGCCCATGCTCAAAAAGTCAAGGGTTGAGGCCATTTGAGATGCTATAGGGATGTAATCCTGACCAATCCTGATGTTTGTTCCTTGACCGTTGTTCAGGTTAATGTAGGAAAGCCTTATTCTGAATCCTCCGTTGTCATTTCCACTTCCGCCGAGTCCGTAGAAGTCTCCTTCAACCCTTCCGGTTAAATCCCAACCGTTGATGTTTCCACCGTTGATGATAAATCCGATTCTCGTGTCCTTCATGTTAAACGTTGTTCTGTCCTGTCTGTATCCACTTCCTTTTTTGAGGTAGGTTATAAAGGCATCCGTCCCCATGTTGTGGGTGTCGTAGATGGCATCCATTTTTATTTTTCCGTAGATTTTGATACTACTCTTTAAACCTGTCACAGACTTTGCCCCTACCCCCTTTTGAGATTCGAGCTCTTGAAGTCTCTCCTGGAGCTTTGCCATCTGTTCCTGGAGTTTTTGGATTTGAGACTTGAGAGCTTCCACCTCATCCTGGGCAAAGGAAGGAGATACAGAAATGGCCGATACAATGAAAGCTGTGGTAAGTGCTCTTCTCATACCTCCTCCTAAGAAGTTGTTTTTTTCTGAAACAGTGTGTTGCTATAATTGTAACAAAATTTTAAAATTTTGTTATAAGATAGGATTATAAATTTATGTTAAATGAATGCAAAAAACATGTTAAAAAGATGTAAAAAGGGAAAAAATGAGGGTACTTCTTGTAGAGGACGATAGGAGCTTAGCTGAAGAGGTAAAAAGGGTTTTTGAGGATTATGGAATAGATGTAACTTTAGGAACGAGCAGGGACGATATATTCGGTAAAAATGGCTACTCGTTTTTGATATTTGACCTTGCCCTATTAGGAACAAAAGGACTTGAAATCTGCCGTCAAATAAAGGAGGAAAAGGGAATTCCTATTATTGTTTTAAGCTCCATGTGTGATGTAAATACAAAGGTAAAGTGGTTTGAGACGGGAGCAGACGATTTTGTTGTCAAGCCCTTCAGTACGAGGGAGCTCTTTGCCAGAACTCTTGCCATTTATAGAAGGTACAAGGACAAACTAAAAAACAGTTTGGAATTTGAGGGAATTGTCCTAAAACTCAAGGAGGGGAAAATAATTGTAGATGGAAAGAGTGCTCCGCTGACAAAGATAGAACTTGAAATTCTTCGACTTTTAATGAAATATCCCGAGGAGGTTTTAACCAAGGAATTCCTCCTTGAAAAGGTCTGGGGAAGGAAGAAGTGGAACCCGAGAAGTCTCGATGTTTACATATACAGACTAAGAAAGAAGTTGGGAGAGAAAGGAAAACACATAAAAACCCTTACAAACGTCGGTTACATACTAACAAGAAACGTTTAAGCTGGAAGGAGGAGTTTTCTGAGTTCCTTTATTCTGTCCCTAATTTCCGCTGCCCTTTCAAACTCCCAGTTCTTTGCAGCCTCCTTCATTTCCCTTTCAAGTCTCGCTATCTCCTCTAAAAGTTCCGACTCGTTTCTCGGAACTCTTTCTACTCCCTTCTTCCTTAGCTTTTGAAAAACTGTTACTCCTGCATCTTCAAGAATTGATGAATCAATTTTCCTCTCTGCACTCTTTGGGACAATTCCGTGTTTTCTGTTAAACTCCTCCTGAATTCTCCTTCTCCTCTCAGTTTCCTCAATGGCCCTTCTCATTGAGGGAGTAATTCTATCTGCAAAGAGAATTACCTTTCCGTTAACGTTCCTTGCTGCCCTTCCCATTGTTTGAATAAGGGAGGTTGTTGACCTTAAGAATCCCTCCTTGTCTCCATCAAGAACGGCAACCAAAGAGACTTCAGGTAGGTCCAATCCCTCCCTTAAAAGGTTTACACCCACTAAAACGTCAAACTCTCCGGTTCGGAGCTCCCTTATTATTTCAACCCTTTCAACTGAATCAATCTCGGAGTGAAGGTACTTTGCCCTTATTCCCTTCTCAATCAGGTAGTTTGTCAGCTCTTCGGCACTCCTCTTTGTTAGAGTTGTTACTAAGACCCTTTCATCTCTCTTAATTCTCTCCCTTATTTCAGAAATCAGGTAATCTATCTGTCCTTCGGTTGGTTTAACTTCAACTTCTGGGTCTAAAAGACCTGTAGGTCTTATTATCTGCTCAACAACCCTATCCGAAACGGAGAGTTCAAACTCTCCCGGGGTTGCCGAAACGAAAATCGCCTGTGGAACCCTCTCCAAAAACTCCTCAAAGTTTAA is a genomic window of Balnearium lithotrophicum containing:
- a CDS encoding DcaP family trimeric outer membrane transporter → MRRALTTAFIVSAISVSPSFAQDEVEALKSQIQKLQEQMAKLQERLQELESQKGVGAKSVTGLKSSIKIYGKIKMDAIYDTHNMGTDAFITYLKKGSGYRQDRTTFNMKDTRIGFIINGGNINGWDLTGRVEGDFYGLGGSGNDNGGFRIRLSYINLNNGQGTNIRIGQDYIPIASQMASTLDFLSMGGSGNLWDRVPQVTVTQTFENGFGILGTAWKSSATTDKVGMRMPWVGAKVFYRGDIFGTGKPLYLALGGAYRHGSDEIGKDTNNDGKTDVWYKDNVDDYLIAAEWNIPFNLFFPMGIKGEAYVGQGLTKRDFLVFTKPHYLDGTDVEELETKGGFVQLSLKPFEKVSFNVGTGMDDPDDSDAKKAGSYEKNWRAFGNVLYKFAPNVTFGLEWDHQETLYEGNVEHGERLMASAIYLW
- a CDS encoding response regulator transcription factor translates to MRVLLVEDDRSLAEEVKRVFEDYGIDVTLGTSRDDIFGKNGYSFLIFDLALLGTKGLEICRQIKEEKGIPIIVLSSMCDVNTKVKWFETGADDFVVKPFSTRELFARTLAIYRRYKDKLKNSLEFEGIVLKLKEGKIIVDGKSAPLTKIELEILRLLMKYPEEVLTKEFLLEKVWGRKKWNPRSLDVYIYRLRKKLGEKGKHIKTLTNVGYILTRNV